The following is a genomic window from Methylomarinum vadi.
TATGGATTGTTTGCGTGCGCTCAATTACAGCTGCTGGGTATGCGAGGAAGGGAAGGGTTCTGTCATTGGATACTGCATCGTCTCGATCGCGGCCGGCGAAGCGCACGTGATGAATTTATGCGTCGATCCCGCTGCTCAAGGCCAGGGAGCCGGCAAGAAGATGCTGGAACATATGATAGACAAGGCCCGCTCTAGGGCGGAAAAAATTTTTCTGGAAGTCAGGCCTTCCAACCTTAAGGCCATTAAGTTGTATAAAAGCTTAGGTTTTAATGAAATCGGAACTCGCAAGGACTATTATCCGGCATTAAACGGCCGGGAAGATGCACTCATGCTGGCTTTGGATTTGGTGCCGATGTTATAAGTCAACCGGCGGGCAAAAAAATCCCCGGCAATTGCTGACCGGGGAACAGGAGGAGCATATGAGTTCGGACTGGAATTAACGGGATGACAAGTTTTCAGCATGGTCAAGACGTCTGTTGTTAAGGTCGATATTGGCTAACAGGGCGGCTGTCGCGAACAAGACAGTGGAGAGAATGAATTCCCCCGATATAAAGCCGAATATGGCGACCATGGATAACAGGCCGTTAACAATGTCTTTGGGTAAATTTTTCATAATTTTTGTTGCTATTACTCTCGTAGTTGTCGAAAAAATTGCCGGAATAATCATAAGCGAGTTATTTTTTCCGGCGCCGGAATCGGTTCTTATCGTTTCGAAGCAAAACCATTCCAGTTGGTAAATACTATAGTAGTCGATTGAATGGTAAACAATAGTGCTTTTTGTGTTTACATTGTTTACTAATAGTTTGCAATGTGAGTGGGAAGACTGATTAAATCAGTTAATGCAGGGAGTCTTTTAGCGCAGGGACGTTTGCTTCCGGAAGCCTGATCCTGATGCGGATTTTCTCGCCGAAATCCTGGGCCAGTACGTGTCCGTCCAGTTTTTTCAATTGATATTCCAGAATTTGCATCTGGTTATATTCCAGCGTCAAATCGAGTTCCGCCATCGCGACATAGTCGGCAATGTCCGCCGCCTCGATGACTTTTTTGGCGCAATTGCCGTAAGCCCGGGTCAGTCCGCCCGCGCCCAGCTTGATACCCCCGAAATAACGGACGACGACGATGATGGCGTTCATCAGGTCCTTGCCTTCGAGATGTTGAAAGATCGGTTTGCCGGCCGTGCCGGAGGGTTCGCCGGCATCGTAAAAGCGGCAGATCAGCCCTTTATCGGTGGTCATGCGATAGGCGAAGACGATATGGTTGGCATTCGGATGTTGTTCGTGCAACTGCTGTAATAAAGCATGAATTTCCTGTTCCGACTGACAAGGACTGATGACGCCGATGAAACGGGATTTCTTGATGATGTCTTCGGCCGTGGCCGGTTGTTTGACAATTTTCACGGGTTTTTAACGAGTAGGTTATCTTACAGTAATTGTTTGATGGCGGGGTGATGGTTGAGTAGTCGCTCGCGAAAGGCTTCGATGGCTTTTTCGTCGTTACGCTGTTTTCGGTCGATGGTAACCGGAATCTGGTCGACGACTCGCATCGGCGGGGCGGACAGAAAAACCAGACGGTCGGCGAGCGCGATCGCTTCGCGCAGGTCATGGGTGACGAACAAGACCGTATGCGGACGTTGTCCCCAAAGCTGCAATAATAATTCTCGGACTTGGCGGGCGGTGGGAGCATCCAGCGAAACGAAAGGTTCGTCCATCAGCAGGATGTCCGGGTCGATGGCGAAGGCACGGATAATAGATACGCGCCGGCTCATGCCCAGCGATAAATGTTCCGGATAGGCATGTTGCGCCGACGTTAATTGCATGGCATCCAGCAATGAGTCCAGCAGACCGCTCGGGAGCGGTCGGTCGGTGGCCAGTTCGATGTTTTCTCTAACGGTATGCCAGGGCAGTAGCCGGGGGTTTTGGAACACATAGCCGATGCGTGGCGTTTTATGTCGTTTTCCCAGTTCTATTTCGCCCTCATAGTGTTCGTCCAGCCCGGCAATGAGGTTCAATAACGTGGTCTTGCCGCAACCGGAAGGACCGACCAGGCAGACAAACTCATTATCGGAAACCGTAAAGTTTAGGTCGGCAATGGCTCGGTGAGGCGGTTGCAGATGGCTTTTGGCCGGATAGGTTTTGTCGCGAATGGCGATATGAATCGCGGTCATCGGCGCCACCTCTGCGCTTTCTTGTCCAGCGGTTTCAATATTAGTAATTCGATCAGTTGAATCATCGTGACGAAGGCGATCGTATAGGCCAGGATGCTGGCGACATCGAACAATTGAAAGAAAAGGTGCAGTTGATAACCCATACCGTTGCTGCGTCCCAGCAATTCT
Proteins encoded in this region:
- the rimI gene encoding ribosomal protein S18-alanine N-acetyltransferase, coding for MYKFFQKMKDVLVYDADREFYAKVFPGSVSRKDLMKIRRMDAADLPAVLAIEENNYNYPWSENIFMDCLRALNYSCWVCEEGKGSVIGYCIVSIAAGEAHVMNLCVDPAAQGQGAGKKMLEHMIDKARSRAEKIFLEVRPSNLKAIKLYKSLGFNEIGTRKDYYPALNGREDALMLALDLVPML
- a CDS encoding YigZ family protein — protein: MKIVKQPATAEDIIKKSRFIGVISPCQSEQEIHALLQQLHEQHPNANHIVFAYRMTTDKGLICRFYDAGEPSGTAGKPIFQHLEGKDLMNAIIVVVRYFGGIKLGAGGLTRAYGNCAKKVIEAADIADYVAMAELDLTLEYNQMQILEYQLKKLDGHVLAQDFGEKIRIRIRLPEANVPALKDSLH
- a CDS encoding ABC transporter ATP-binding protein gives rise to the protein MTAIHIAIRDKTYPAKSHLQPPHRAIADLNFTVSDNEFVCLVGPSGCGKTTLLNLIAGLDEHYEGEIELGKRHKTPRIGYVFQNPRLLPWHTVRENIELATDRPLPSGLLDSLLDAMQLTSAQHAYPEHLSLGMSRRVSIIRAFAIDPDILLMDEPFVSLDAPTARQVRELLLQLWGQRPHTVLFVTHDLREAIALADRLVFLSAPPMRVVDQIPVTIDRKQRNDEKAIEAFRERLLNHHPAIKQLL